One window of Quercus robur chromosome 12, dhQueRobu3.1, whole genome shotgun sequence genomic DNA carries:
- the LOC126708833 gene encoding non-specific lipid transfer protein GPI-anchored 7-like, with protein MGNHNLATLMSISVVVLMMVTSVAKAQTADCASKLVPCASYINSTSPPASCCNPIKEAVATQLPCLCALYTSPGVLKSFGITVEQALNLTRACGVGTDVTKCNGTAPSPTSGSVSPPGVPGSDGNGAGRIAWTGFSTLFFFLASMMFY; from the exons atgGGTAACCACAATTTGGCCACTTTGATGAGCATATCTGTGGTGGTATTGATGATGGTTACAAGCGTGGCAAAGGCACAGACAGCAGATTGTGCATCGAAGCTGGTGCCATGTGCAAGCTACATAAACTCAACAAGCCCACCAGCCAGTTGCTGTAACCCAATCAAAGAAGCCGTGGCCACCCAGCTTCCTTGCCTCTGTGCCCTCTACACCAGCCCTGGTGTGCTTAAGTCTTTTGGCATCACCGTTGAACAGGCTCTAAATCTCACCCGTGCCTGTGGTGTCGGCACAGATGTCACTAAATGCAATG GCACAGCTCCATCTCCGACTTCTGGGTCTGTATCACCTCCAG GAGTACCTGGAAGTGATGGCAATGGAGCAGGCAGGATTGCGTGGACTGGCTTTTCtactttattcttcttcttggcTTCTATGATGTTTTATTAG